One Prunus dulcis chromosome 7, ALMONDv2, whole genome shotgun sequence DNA segment encodes these proteins:
- the LOC117635918 gene encoding uncharacterized protein LOC117635918 isoform X1, with translation MHKDTIAGMDDFDLELDEMELTAAAAGYYYYNSVTKQTCRSLSPSKESGFMTEVLNGDDDVFQEMFRMDKNVFHKLCDILRQRGMLRDTAGVMIEEQLGIFLNIIGHNERNRVIQERFHHSGETISRHFNNVLKAVKSLSREFLQTPTPTTPPKILGNIRFYPYFQDCVGVIGGMHIPAHVPAKDQSRFRNKKGVLSQNVLAACTFDLQFIFIYPGWEGSAAGSRVLKAVLDDPHQNFPCIPEGKYYLVDSGYANMKGFIAPFQGVRYHVHEYRGANQLPRNARELFNHRHSSLSNVIQRSFSLLKTRFPILKLAPQYAVHIQRDIVIAACVLHNYIRRMSEKDWLFFDAEKITMDELPDLDENPDMELVASLQEHVAFSLRESIAAEMWNDFINRWDQW, from the exons ATGCATAAAG ATACAATAGCTGGCATGGATGATTTTGACTTAGAATTGGATGAGATGGAACTAACTGCGGCAGCGGCTGGCTACTACTATTATAACAGTGTTACCAAGCAAACTTGTCGTAGTCTGTCACCTAGTAAAGAAAGTGGATTTATGACCGAAGTTCTcaatggtgatgatgatgtgtTCCAGGAAATGTTTCGGATGGATAAAAATGTTTTTCACAAGTTATGTGACATTCTTCGGCAGAGAGGCATGTTACGTGATACTGCTGGTGTTATGATAGAGGAGCAGCtgggaatttttttgaatattattggCCATAATGAACGTAACAGAGTAATCCAAGAGCGGTTTCATCATTCAGGTGAAACCATCAGCCGTCATTTCAATAATGTGTTGAAGGCAGTCAAGTCACTCTCTCGTGAATTCTTACAAACACCAACCCCCACCACCCCTCCAAAAATCCTTGGAAATATTAGATTTTATCCATATTTCCAG GATTGTGTAGGAGTCATTGGTGGAATGCACATTCCAGCCCATGTCCCAGCCAAAGATCAATCCCGTTTTCGAAACAAGAAAGGTGTTCTTTCACAAAATGTGTTGGCAGCTTGCACGTTTGACCTCCAGTTTATATTCATTTATCCTGGTTGGGAAGGATCAGCAGCAGGTTCACGTGTATTGAAGGCAGTCCTTGATGATCCACATCAGAATTTTCCTTGTATTCCTGAAG GGAAATATTACCTTGTTGACTCAGGATATGCAAATATGAAAGGATTTATTGCTCCATTTCAAGGGGTAAGGTATCATGTTCATGAATATAGAGGTGCTAATCAGTTACCTAGAAATGCAAGGGAGCTATTTAATCACAGGCACTCATCTCTTAGCAATGTCATCCAGAggtctttttctttgttgaagaCTAGGTTTCCTATTCTCAAACTTGCTCCTCAGTATGCTGTTCATATTCAAAGAGATATAGTTATAGCTGCATGTGTTCTACACAATTACATCCGGCGTATGTCAGAAAAGGATTGGCTGTTTTTCGATGCAGAAAAGATAACAATGGATGAATTGCCTGATCTTGATGAAAATCCTGACATGGAATTGGTTGCTTCGTTACAAGAACATGTTGCTTTTTCATTGAGAGAGTCGATTGCAGCAGAAATGTGGAATGACTTTATAAATAGATGGGATCAGTGGTAA
- the LOC117635918 gene encoding uncharacterized protein LOC117635918 isoform X2: MDDFDLELDEMELTAAAAGYYYYNSVTKQTCRSLSPSKESGFMTEVLNGDDDVFQEMFRMDKNVFHKLCDILRQRGMLRDTAGVMIEEQLGIFLNIIGHNERNRVIQERFHHSGETISRHFNNVLKAVKSLSREFLQTPTPTTPPKILGNIRFYPYFQDCVGVIGGMHIPAHVPAKDQSRFRNKKGVLSQNVLAACTFDLQFIFIYPGWEGSAAGSRVLKAVLDDPHQNFPCIPEGKYYLVDSGYANMKGFIAPFQGVRYHVHEYRGANQLPRNARELFNHRHSSLSNVIQRSFSLLKTRFPILKLAPQYAVHIQRDIVIAACVLHNYIRRMSEKDWLFFDAEKITMDELPDLDENPDMELVASLQEHVAFSLRESIAAEMWNDFINRWDQW, translated from the exons ATGGATGATTTTGACTTAGAATTGGATGAGATGGAACTAACTGCGGCAGCGGCTGGCTACTACTATTATAACAGTGTTACCAAGCAAACTTGTCGTAGTCTGTCACCTAGTAAAGAAAGTGGATTTATGACCGAAGTTCTcaatggtgatgatgatgtgtTCCAGGAAATGTTTCGGATGGATAAAAATGTTTTTCACAAGTTATGTGACATTCTTCGGCAGAGAGGCATGTTACGTGATACTGCTGGTGTTATGATAGAGGAGCAGCtgggaatttttttgaatattattggCCATAATGAACGTAACAGAGTAATCCAAGAGCGGTTTCATCATTCAGGTGAAACCATCAGCCGTCATTTCAATAATGTGTTGAAGGCAGTCAAGTCACTCTCTCGTGAATTCTTACAAACACCAACCCCCACCACCCCTCCAAAAATCCTTGGAAATATTAGATTTTATCCATATTTCCAG GATTGTGTAGGAGTCATTGGTGGAATGCACATTCCAGCCCATGTCCCAGCCAAAGATCAATCCCGTTTTCGAAACAAGAAAGGTGTTCTTTCACAAAATGTGTTGGCAGCTTGCACGTTTGACCTCCAGTTTATATTCATTTATCCTGGTTGGGAAGGATCAGCAGCAGGTTCACGTGTATTGAAGGCAGTCCTTGATGATCCACATCAGAATTTTCCTTGTATTCCTGAAG GGAAATATTACCTTGTTGACTCAGGATATGCAAATATGAAAGGATTTATTGCTCCATTTCAAGGGGTAAGGTATCATGTTCATGAATATAGAGGTGCTAATCAGTTACCTAGAAATGCAAGGGAGCTATTTAATCACAGGCACTCATCTCTTAGCAATGTCATCCAGAggtctttttctttgttgaagaCTAGGTTTCCTATTCTCAAACTTGCTCCTCAGTATGCTGTTCATATTCAAAGAGATATAGTTATAGCTGCATGTGTTCTACACAATTACATCCGGCGTATGTCAGAAAAGGATTGGCTGTTTTTCGATGCAGAAAAGATAACAATGGATGAATTGCCTGATCTTGATGAAAATCCTGACATGGAATTGGTTGCTTCGTTACAAGAACATGTTGCTTTTTCATTGAGAGAGTCGATTGCAGCAGAAATGTGGAATGACTTTATAAATAGATGGGATCAGTGGTAA